A single window of Oncorhynchus clarkii lewisi isolate Uvic-CL-2024 chromosome 10, UVic_Ocla_1.0, whole genome shotgun sequence DNA harbors:
- the LOC139417958 gene encoding RPA-interacting protein A-like isoform X3, translating into MDALHRHRSLHKGTTPPWKETYRKRCVDRLKNSRSRLLEKYRQMGDGQHCSAKGSVFVQEVMEEEWNALQSANRGLPSLWRNDGPGEMYSVMKECDELAVFEEIQQELMSQELSIIEEYEKSMRFEEQYLNSVVEGLEGERQIICPAQLNCEQPFYLLSLWALHQHTAKQRDPRVSAVFVGEEGNGTHGGLSSEPGLLHGLQCRWLP; encoded by the exons ATGGATGCGTTACACAGACATCGTTCTCTTCACAAGGGGACGACTCCACCATGGAAggaaacctacaggaag CGTTGCGTGGACAGGTTGAAGAACAGCCGATCCAGGTTACTGGAGAAGTACCGTCAGATGGGAGATGGTCAACACTGCAGCGCCAAGGGCTCTGTTTTCGTCCAGGAGGTGATGGAGGAAGAGTGGAACGCGCTTCAGTCAGCCAACCGAGGGCTGCCCTCCCTGTGGCGTAACGACGGACCGGGAGAG ATGTACAGCGTCATGAAGGAGTGTGATGAACTGGCAGTGTTTGAAGAAATCCAACAGGAACTTATGTCACAAG AGCTCTCCATCATTGAGGAATATGAGAAGAGCATGCGGTTTGAGGAGCAGTATTTGAACTCAGTTGTGGAAGGGCTGGAAGGGGAAAGGCAAATCATTTGTCCC GCACAACTTAACTGTGAACAGCCATTTTACCTCCTGTCCCTGTGGGCTTTACATCAACACACGG CAAAGCAACGTGACCCTAGAGTCTCTGCAGTGTTTGTTGGAGAGGAGGGTAACGGAACACATGGAGGATTGTCTTCAGAACCCGGTCTTCTCCATGGCCTCCAATGCAGATGGCTCCCCTAA
- the LOC139417958 gene encoding RPA-interacting protein A-like isoform X2 — translation MDALHRHRSLHKGTTPPWKETYRKRCVDRLKNSRSRLLEKYRQMGDGQHCSAKGSVFVQEVMEEEWNALQSANRGLPSLWRNDGPGEMYSVMKECDELAVFEEIQQELMSQELSIIEEYEKSMRFEEQYLNSVVEGLEGERQIICPVCHSHNLTVNSHFTSCPCGLYINTRQSNVTLESLQCLLERRVTEHMEDCLQNPVFSMASNADGSPNLMMSCKACDYLSIVL, via the exons ATGGATGCGTTACACAGACATCGTTCTCTTCACAAGGGGACGACTCCACCATGGAAggaaacctacaggaag CGTTGCGTGGACAGGTTGAAGAACAGCCGATCCAGGTTACTGGAGAAGTACCGTCAGATGGGAGATGGTCAACACTGCAGCGCCAAGGGCTCTGTTTTCGTCCAGGAGGTGATGGAGGAAGAGTGGAACGCGCTTCAGTCAGCCAACCGAGGGCTGCCCTCCCTGTGGCGTAACGACGGACCGGGAGAG ATGTACAGCGTCATGAAGGAGTGTGATGAACTGGCAGTGTTTGAAGAAATCCAACAGGAACTTATGTCACAAG AGCTCTCCATCATTGAGGAATATGAGAAGAGCATGCGGTTTGAGGAGCAGTATTTGAACTCAGTTGTGGAAGGGCTGGAAGGGGAAAGGCAAATCATTTGTCCCGTATGTCATTC GCACAACTTAACTGTGAACAGCCATTTTACCTCCTGTCCCTGTGGGCTTTACATCAACACACGG CAAAGCAACGTGACCCTAGAGTCTCTGCAGTGTTTGTTGGAGAGGAGGGTAACGGAACACATGGAGGATTGTCTTCAGAACCCGGTCTTCTCCATGGCCTCCAATGCAGATGGCTCCCCTAACCTCATGATGAGCTGCAAG GCTTGTGATTACCTGTCCATAGTTCTGTGA
- the LOC139417958 gene encoding RPA-interacting protein A-like isoform X1 produces MDALHRHRSLHKGTTPPWKETYRKRCVDRLKNSRSRLLEKYRQMGDGQHCSAKGSVFVQEVMEEEWNALQSANRGLPSLWRNDGPGEMYSVMKECDELAVFEEIQQELMSQELSIIEEYEKSMRFEEQYLNSVVEGLEGERQIICPVCHSHNLTVNSHFTSCPCGLYINTRQSNVTLESLQCLLERRVTEHMEDCLQNPVFSMASNADGSPNLMMSCKVTDWLEYMLVSQMAICSLHSVPLLT; encoded by the exons ATGGATGCGTTACACAGACATCGTTCTCTTCACAAGGGGACGACTCCACCATGGAAggaaacctacaggaag CGTTGCGTGGACAGGTTGAAGAACAGCCGATCCAGGTTACTGGAGAAGTACCGTCAGATGGGAGATGGTCAACACTGCAGCGCCAAGGGCTCTGTTTTCGTCCAGGAGGTGATGGAGGAAGAGTGGAACGCGCTTCAGTCAGCCAACCGAGGGCTGCCCTCCCTGTGGCGTAACGACGGACCGGGAGAG ATGTACAGCGTCATGAAGGAGTGTGATGAACTGGCAGTGTTTGAAGAAATCCAACAGGAACTTATGTCACAAG AGCTCTCCATCATTGAGGAATATGAGAAGAGCATGCGGTTTGAGGAGCAGTATTTGAACTCAGTTGTGGAAGGGCTGGAAGGGGAAAGGCAAATCATTTGTCCCGTATGTCATTC GCACAACTTAACTGTGAACAGCCATTTTACCTCCTGTCCCTGTGGGCTTTACATCAACACACGG CAAAGCAACGTGACCCTAGAGTCTCTGCAGTGTTTGTTGGAGAGGAGGGTAACGGAACACATGGAGGATTGTCTTCAGAACCCGGTCTTCTCCATGGCCTCCAATGCAGATGGCTCCCCTAACCTCATGATGAGCTGCAAGGTGACTGACTGGCTTGAATAcatgcttgtgtcccaaatggcaatctgttccctacatagtgtacccCTTTTGACCTGA